The genomic segment GGGCGTACAAGGGGTTTGGGGAGTGTAGCGCCCCATCGCGGACGAAGTACGCAACAGCCCCCGGCAGGGCGCACGACACCGGCAACGGTGTATAAGTGCGCCCTTGTAAACAAGGGACTTATGGCGTGTCCCCGGATTTTGGCAGGTTTGCAGTCAATTCCGCAGCCCCCGGAAGATGGGACAGGGTAATCAGAAATGCTTTGACCTCTGCGCCGGAAAGGTCGGGAGCCAACGGGAAAATCCCCTCCAAAACGGCTCCACGCTCAATCAGGCGGCGGGTGCGAACCCTGCGTTCTTCATTTCGCTGCTTGTTCTCCAAAATCTTCTTTCGGTTTTC from the Blautia wexlerae DSM 19850 genome contains:
- a CDS encoding DUF3847 domain-containing protein — translated: MNEKNTAHPQKEEREKVLKEIRQLENRKKILENKQRNEERRVRTRRLIERGAVLEGIFPLAPDLSGAEVKAFLITLSHLPGAAELTANLPKSGDTP